The Acidicapsa ligni DNA window CGCGAATGGGGCTATGAAGTTGCCGTTGAGGAGTTCCGCGATCAGACCGTAACCGAGCGCGAAAGCTGGATTCTCGGCAATGTCGAAGCAAACCCGTCGATCACCATTGAAGAGAATGCTGCCCTGATCGAGCCCGGCCTCGAGTTCGGCACAGAAGCCTTCCGCAACGACCTCTACAGCGAAGTCAAGGGCGTCCTCGACTCCATCGGCGCAACCCACGGCGGCGGCAAGTGGAAGTCGAAGATTCTCGTCAACGACCGCATAGCTGACTCCATCTTCCAGCAGATCATTATTCGCCCCGAGGACTATAGCGTTCTCGCAACTTCAAACCTCAACGGCGACTATATTTCTGACGCTGCCGCTGCACAGGTCGGCGGCCTGGGCATCGCTCCCGGAGCGAACATCGGTGACGGCTATGCAGTCTTCGAAGCAACCCACGGGACTGCTCCCAAGTATGCGGACAAGGACATGATCAATCCCGGATCGGTGATTCTTTCCGGCGTGATGCTGCTTGAGTTCCTGGGCTGGAAAGAAGCTGCTGCCCTGATCGAAAGCTCACTCGAAAAGACCATCGTTCAAAAGACGGTCACCTATGACTTTGCCCGCCAGCTCGAAGGCTCCACCAAGGTCGGCACCAGTGCATTTGCAAGCGCAATGATAGCCAATATGTAACCTGGTCCACTGTAACTGGATGTAACTTGCGCGTGAAGCGCACAGAGGAGAATTATGCGGAAGAAAGTTAGTATTGTCGGCGCCGGAAATGTAGGCGCCACTGCAGCACATTGGATCGCGGCCAAGGAGCTCGCCGATGTTGTGCTGATCGATATCGCCGAAGGCATACCCCAGGGCAAGGCTCTGGATTTGCTGGAAGCAATGCCGATCGAGAAGCGCGATGTACAGGTGATTGGCGCGAATGACTACGCCGCGACCGCTAACTCGGACATCGTGGTCATCACTGCAGGCATCCCACGCAAGCCGGGTATGAGCCGCGACGACCTGCTGCACACCAACTACAAAATCATGTCGGATGTTGTTTCGAAAGTGGTTGCCCAATCGCCTGAATCCATCCTGATTATCGTCTCCAATCCTCTGGACGCGATGGCTCAGGCTGCATTCAAGCAGTCCGGCTTCAACCGTGAGCGAGTTATTGGCATGGCCGGGATCCTCGACTCTGCGCGCTTCCGCACATTCATCGCGCAAGAGCTCAATGTCAGCGTAGAAAACGTAACGGCCTTTGTTCTCGGCGGTCACGGAGATACGATGGTTCCGCTGCCGCGCTACTCAACTGTTGCCGGCATTCCGATCACAGAATTGATTCCGAAGGATCGTCTCGATGCCATCGTGCAACGTACCCGCGACGGCGGTGCTGAAATCGTAAAGCATCTCAAGACGGGCAGTGCTTACTATGCTCCGTCAGCGGCTGCTGTTGAGATGGTTGAAGCTATCCTCAAAGACAAAAAGAAGATCGTGCCGTGCGCAGTACACCTGCAAGGTGAGTACGGCATCGACGGCTACTTCGTCGGCGTTCCCTGCAAGCTGGGCGCTGCCGGTCTGGAGCAGATCATCGAAATCAAGCTCACTGCCGAAGAAGACGCGGCGTTGAAGAAGAGCGTTGATGCGGTGAAGGAACTATGCGGCGTGATCGGCGTCTAGCTCTTTCCTCTCGTGGTTCAAGGCCGCTCTAACCAGAGCGGCCTTTCTATTGCAAACTACGAATCCTCTCGAACTTAACTTGAGATATTTCTACATACCAGTTCGTCCACCTAACTCTCACCCTCTTGACAGGTGCACATGAAGATAACCCTAACTTCCCTTCTCCTTGCGTTCGTTGCGATCAACTCCCATGCGCAAACAAATGCTTCCGGCATAAACGGATTTTTTCATAACTGGGCCGCACGCACGACTGCAACCCAGGCCAAACAACCGGGATGGATCGTGCCCCTGGTCACAACGACCACCGGACTTATTCAAATCGCTCGCTTCGATGCGACTCGCCAGATTGCTCCCACCGGTACGGATACATGGAACTTCGGCAACAGCAAAGGCTTCAACCTTGTTCCCTGGGCCAACACAGAACTGGTAGTCAATCTTCCCTCTTACATTGAGCACAACACCCAGGCCAAAGACGGAGCAGCCGACTTATCGTTCACCGGCAAATATCGCTTCTTAACCGGCAACGAACAGCACGGCAATTACACCTTTACCGGATTTGTTGTAGCGACTATTCCGACCGGCAGTTACTCCAACGGATCGCACGACGCCACGCTGCAACCTAACCTCGGTGGAGGCAAAGGATACGGTCGATTTGACGTCCAGACCACGCTTGGAGCCACATTGCCTCTTGGCAATACAACGTACAAGACCGCTGGACGCCCCATACTCTGGAACACCGTGGCTCAATATCACGTCGGCAAATATTTCTGGCCGGAGTTAGAAAGCAATGCCACATATTACAAAGGCGGCACAAGCGATGGAAAGGTACAGGAGTTCCTGACTCCCGGCGTAGTGATCGGCAAAATCAAGCTACAACCGCATGACCCCAAATCGCGGCTTAGTGTTGTAACAGGTGCTGGAATTCAGATTGCCACGAGCCATTTTCACCCGTATAACCACGAGCTTTGTGTAACTGGGCGATTCGTATTCTAGGTAGGAACGGTAACTGATTTTTAGATATCTATATATTCGGCAGGTTGGTCACTCTCTTGAAGAGAGTGACCAACCTGCTCTGGAATAACTAGGCAATACGCTCGATAACAACCGACTCAAGTACGACCGGCTTGATCGGCTTGTCCTGCGAGCTACGCGGAACAGCGGTGATCTTCTCTGCGATCTCCTGGCCTTCAACAACTTCGCCAAAGATGGTGTGGTTGCCCGTCAGCCACAGCGTCGGCGCAGTCGTGATGAAGAACTGGCTGCCGTTGGTGCCTGGTCCGGCATTGGCCATAGCCAGCTTGCCCGGCTTGTCAAACTTGTGTGGCGAACCCTTGGTCTCGTCCTGAAAGCGATAGCCAGGTCCACCCATGCCAGTGCCGGCCGGATCGCCGCCCTGCACCATGAACTGCGGAATCACGCGATGAAAAATTGTTCCGTCATAGAGCTTGTCGGTGGACTTCTTCCCGGTGACCGGGTGAGTCCATTCACGCTTGCCTTCAGCGAGCTCGACAAAGTTAGACACCGTGATCGGAGCTATCTCAGGAAAAAGGCGAACAGTAATCTTGCCCTCTGTTGTGTTGAAGATCGCATAAGTTCCAACTGTCAATGCCATGAAAACTCCTCTTTGGTGCTTGCGGACATCTAAGTCCGGTTAAAGTGCAGGATACCCTGATCTATCTCCGGTATCTGGCTCTGGTATCTTGCTCTGCTATCTGCGCCTAGCTAGTTACCTTGTTGAACTACTGCTTGGGCGCTGCTGTTGCGCCTGTTGCCGCTCTCGGTTCAGCTTCTGCTGTCTTAGGTGCAGGTGGAAGCGGCTGGCCTTCGCGGACAATCGTGACCTTGCGCAGAACAACGGGTGTGAGCGGCTTATCGTCTGCATCGCGTTGAACACGCGCAATTGCCTTCACGACTTCTACGCCGTCTGCATCGCATTGTCCAAAAAGCGTGTAGTGCTGGTTGAGCGAATCGTACGGTGCCTCAGTGATGAAGAACTGGCTGCCGTCGGTATTCGGCCCGCTATTGGCCATAGCAAGGCGGCCGGGGACATCGTAGTTGAGATTGGGATCGAATTCATCCTCGAAGGTAAAGCCTGGATCACCCATTCCAGAACCCGCCGGATCGCCGCCCTGGATCATAAATCCCGGAATAATACGGTGAAACACGGTGCCGTCATACAGCGGTTTGTGGCGCATCTTCTTCTTTGAAACGGGATCGATCCAGTCCTTGGTGCCTTCCGCCAGCCCGATAAAATTCGCGACCGTGTTGGGAGCCTGCTGCTGATAAAACTGGCAGGTAATCCGGCCCATCGAGGTGTCGAAAACTACCGACGGTCCATTGGGATGGATCAGTGCGGAGGCCTGTGGTGCGGGCCCATCGGGAAGCTCCTCTTCGGCAGGCTTCGCCTGCTCTGCCGGAGCTGGCGCTGTGGTCTGCTGGGCAAACGCAACTGAGGCGGTGAAGCCCATTGCGATAGCCAACGTCATGCGAATGCGGAATCCAGCGTTCATACTGGTTGTAAGGGTAAACCAGCATGGTTGCTCCGGGCTAGTCGAGCCGCTCGCAGCGAAGATTATTTCGTGATCTGCTCGATTGATCAGCCGATCTACCCGATAATCGAATACTGTTCTTTTCGTGAACGATATATCTGGAAATTAAATTTGGATTTAGGTGGCCGATGATCACGATCCGTAGAGTAATCGCTCCTGGGTGCCTTGGCGCATCCCTGCTTTGTGTTCCGCTGCTTTGCACTCCTATGCTGCGCGCACAGGACGCGAACCCTGCGGTGCAACAGCCAACGGTGCTGAGTGCGCAATCCACCGTTGTCCTGGTGCCTGCGCTGGTGCGGGATCGGGCAGGCAGGCTCATCTTCACACTCAAGGCCAGCGACTTCACCATTACGGACGATGGAGTCGCGCAGAAAGTACGGCTCGATGAGGACTCCGACAATCAACCGCTGGCGTTGGTGGTAGTGATTGAGACGGGCGGCTCGGGCGGACGCAGGTTAGCCAGCTATCGCGACCTGGGACCAACGATTGAGGCCGTGGTCGGCGACGTGAAACATACCGCGGCTGTGGTTACTTTTGATAGCAACCCCAAAGTTGCACAGGAGTTCACCTCCGATATGAACGTGATTCAAGACACGGTGCAGGGGCTGCGGCCTGGCGATGATGGAGCCGCCATGCTGGATGGTCTGGGACTTGCCGTCGACATTTTAGCCGAACAGCCGCCCGTGTATCGGCGCGCAATTCTGCTGATCAGTGAGACGATCGATCGCGGCAGCCGTGTGCCTTTACAAGAGGCTGTGCGCAAGATCAGCGATACGAATACCGCCATTTACAGCGTGGCATTTTCAAGTACGCGTGCAGACCTTAAGCATGATGGGCCGCGTGTACTCAACAACGATACGCCCGGTCCCAAGGGCGGATGCATGAGCAAGGACAGTCCGCAGGATGGAGACACGGCAGAGCCTGGCGATACAGTTGCCGATAGTTCACAACCCGATAGCGCGGACGCTGACAATAAAACCAAGTCTGCACCGAAAGAATCGTCCAAAAAGAGAGCGGGCCAGGCGTATGACTGCCTGAGTCTGCTGGTGCCTCCGCTGGGATTTGCGAAGGTGGCCTTGATGGCGAGCATGTCTGCGATGAGGCAAAATACATCTGAGACGGTAGCGCGGTTGACGGGCGGCGAGTACTTTCAGTTCAAAGATCCACGCGGACTGGAGCAGGATTTGGTAACGATCTCGAACCATGTTCCGAACCGCTATGTATTGAGCTTTCAGCCATCTTCGCCGCACTCTGGATTACATGTGCTGCAGTTGAAATTGAAGGATTATCCAAACCTGGTTGTGACGGCAAGAAGTCATTATTGGGCCGATGGAGAAGAGGCTGCGCAGCCACATCCTTGATCCTGATCCTTACATCTGTTCTATCTGTTAACTCCACATTTGCGGCGTGGATAAGGCGCGATACGCACCTCATCTATAATCGGTTTTTGCTCGTACATGTAGCAGATCCCTATGAAACGGGGCTCAAACTCCCACATTATGCAGACCCATCATAAGCGTTTTAGTGTTATCGGCGGATTCATTCTCCTGTTGATTGTGCTGGTTGCCGCCACGCTGATGAACAAGCGCCAGTTTGAAATTCAAGCAAGTGATCGTGAAGCGCTGGCACACACCAAAGAAGTATTGCTGGAGTTGGAACGCACCGAATCTTTGCTGAAGGATGCAGAGACGGGCCAGCGTGGCTTTCTTTATACGGGTGATCCCAAGTATCTCGCCCCTTATAACACCGCTGTTTCGCAGGTCGAAGCACAGCTTGACGCTCTTGCGCAGGCGACCAGCCAAAGCCCCCATCAACAGGCGCGGATAGCGGATCTGAGGACTGTGGCGGGCCTCAAACTCAAGGAACTTGAGCAGACCATCTCCCTCTACAAATCGGGGAAGATGGACGATGCCAAGAAGCTGGTCCTGTCCGATGCGGGTCTCCGATATATGAACAAGATCCGCGCACAACTGGACACGATGGAGGCTGATGAGAATTCTCTGGCAGAGGTACGGGGAGAGGTCTTTCATCATAGCCAGCGTGTCACGCTTGCGTGTATCTACCTGTCCAGCCTGCTGGCGGTTCTGGGCTTGATTGCTTTGGGCTACTACATTCTGCGGGAGATGGATCTTCGCGAACGACATGCGCGGCAGATGGGCGAACGCGAAGAGTGGTTCCGTGTGACGTTGACCAGCCTGGGAGATGCGGTGATTGCAACCGATCAAAATGGGCTGGTGACGTTTGTGAATCCAGTGGCGGAAGAGCTGACTGGATGGAGCCTAGCAGAGGCCCAGGGAAAGACTATCTATGAAGTCTTCCCGATTTTCAACGAGTATACGCATCAGCCTGTAGACAATCCGGTGAGGAAGGTGATGGAGCTGGGTGGAATTGTTGGCCTGGCGAATCATACGGTTCTGCGCAATGCAAAAGGAGAACTGATTCCGATTGAGGACAGTGCTGCGCCTATCCGGGATGACCGGGAGAGGTTGGTCGGGGTAGTGCTGGTGTTCCGCGATGCGACTCAGGAGCGCAAGTCGCAGGAGATCTTGCGCAAGACGGAAAAGCTGGCTGCAGCGGCGCGACTCTCGGCAACCTTTGCGCATGAGATCAACAATCCGCTGGAAGCTGTGGTGAACCTGATTTACATCGTCAAGAGCATTGAAGATATGCCCGCTGCTGCTGTTCAGCCGCTGGAAATGGCGGAGCAGGAGTTGGAGCGCGTTTCGCATATTACGCGGCAGACGCTGGGATTCTATCGTGAGTCCACGATACGCGGACCGGTGGAATTGCCGGTGGTGATCGAGAATGTGATCAAGCTTTACAGCAATAAATTCAGTACGAAAAGTATTCAAGTGGAGCGAAACTTCAGCGATTGTCCGCCGGTTCATGGGCTGGCGGGCGAGTTGACCCAGGCTGTTTCCAACTTGATGTCGAATGCCGCGGATGCTGTTTCTTTAAAAGGAATCATTCGGCTGCATTTGTCTGTTGCGGAAGATGTTGGCCGCGATGGGAGGTGGATTCGACTGATCGTTGAGGATGATGGACCAGGGATTCCGAAGGAGTTGGCGGAGCGGATTTTCGAGCCGTTTTTTACGACGAAATCGGATATCGGCAATGGGCTGGGGCTTTGGGTTACCAAGGAAATTGTCGAGCGGCATGGCGGGCGAATCGATGTTGTGCAGGGTGCTGGCGCGGGTTCCTCCGGTGCTCGGTTTGCGGTGCTGCTGCCTTGCGATTTTGGCGTTTAGGGCTGCCTCGCTGACGGCTTAGTCTCGCAGCAGCATAGTCTCGCAGCACATAGATTAGAGCGAATAAAGAGCGAATTTTACCCCCCCAGGGGGCTATGTAGATTTTTGGGCGGGTGCGAGCGGCCCGGTTCTTCTCCTGCATTACGGATGGGCATTACAGATGGAAGGGCATGGGGGGAGCTGGATCGCATCTGCTGATTGTGCGCTTTGGGAGGGTAATTCTCTGCAGGTTTAGTTGCTGCGCGGGAGAATCATCTGCCTGGGGAGGATGATCAGGAGCCAGACGAAGATGCCTCCGAGCAGGGTGGCGGCTATGTCGTTCCAGTCGAAGACTCGATGGGGCATCCAGATCTGGGCGACTTCGTAGAGGGTGAGGCCGACTACGACTGCGAGGATGGTGCGGATGATTTCTCTGTTGCGTTGGGGAAATTTTACGACCATGACTGCCAGCGAGAGGATTACGACTGCCAGGAAGTTTGGCAGTGAGCCGGCGAGGACGGAGCTACTGCCGTACTTGTGGAAGAGCCAGCGGCGGAGATGCAGTTCTTCATAAAGGGTGAAGATCAGGGTTGCTGCCAGGAGGATGGCGTAGGTGGCTCTTAGTTTGGTGCTGGTTGGCATGGTTGATTTTATGGTTTTTGCTGGGTTTGGGGTGTTGGGTGGGAGAAGCAGATTCCCTGCGGGAATGACAGCCAGAAAAGCAAGTGCAACTGCAAGAGCAGGAACAAGTGCAATGGCAATGTTGCTTTTTCGTTAGCTGGTTGAGGGGCCCAGGGCTGCGAAGACTGCTGCGCTTACGGCTTTGGTTACGAGGCCGTAGCCTGCTGTGCTGGCCAGGGTTGCGAGGATGCCGGGGTTGGCGCGGCGGCCGTAGAAAACCAGGCTTGCGCCGATTAGTCCGAAGGCTAGTGTGGAGACTATGGATTGTTCCTGTTTGTCTGCCATTGGTTTCTCCTTTTTGGTTCTTTGGGACTTGCTTTAAAGGTTGGATGCATGCCTTTGGTGTTGGTGCTGTGGGAGAAGCAGATTCCCTGCGGGAATGACAGCCAGAGAGGCAACGGCAACTGCAAGAACAATTGCAACGGCAAGGGCAGCTAGAAAAGCAAGGGCAACTGCAGTTGCAGTTGCCCTTGCTTTTGCAACGATAGATGCAAATGCTGGGAGTGGTTACTTTTCGGTCTCGTTATTCTTCGGTTTCTCGGAGTTTGGCGAGGCCTTGGAAGTCTTCGAGGGTGGTGGTGTCGCCTTTGATTTCGCCGTTGGTGGCTAGTTCGCGAAGTAGTCTGCGCATGATTTTGCCGCTTCTGGTTTTGGGCAGGGTGTCGGTGAATCTTATGTCTTCAGGGCGGGCGAGGCTGCCTATCTCTTTGGCTACCCACTTCTTCAGTTCATCTTTGAGAGCAGCCAGGGCTTCGGGGGTGGTGTTGGCTGCGGCGTGAGCCAGGTCCAGACTTACGAAGGCTACGATGGCCTGACCTTTTAGATCGTCGGGGCGGCCTACTACGGCTGCTTCGGCGACTTTGGGGTGGGCTACGAGAGCGGATTCAACTTCCATAGTGCCGAGGCGGTGTCCGCTGACGTTCAGGACGTCGTCGACGCGGCCCATCAGCCAGTAGTAGCCGTCGGCATCGCAGCGGGCTCCGTCGCCGGTGAAGTAGCAGCCTTCGACATCGGACCAGTAGGTTTTCTTGTAGCGTTCGGCGTCGCCGTAGATGGTGCGGGCCATCGAGGGCCAGGGTTTGCGGACTACGAGAAGTCCGCCGTGGCCGGGCTCTACGGGGTGACCCTCTTTGTTGACCACTTCGGGCTGGATGCCGAAGAAGGGGCGGGTGGCTGAGCCGGGTTTGGTGGGGACGGCGCCGGGGATAGGGGCGATGAGGATGGCTCCGGTTTCGGTTTGCCACCAGGTATCAACAATGGGGCAGCGGCCCTGACCGACGCGGTCCCGATACCACATCCACGACTCGGGATTGATGGGTTCGCCGACGGTGCCGAGGAGGCGGAGGGAATCCAGACCATGCTTTTCTACGTGGTGGTCGCCCCACTTGATGAAGGCGCGGATGGCGGTGGGGGCGGTGTAGAAGATGGAGACTTTGTGGTCGTCGATGATCTGCCAGAAGCGGTCGAAGTCGGGATAGTTGGGCGCGCCCTCGTACATGAGGACGGTGGCGCCGTTCTGAAGTGGGCCGTAGACGACGTAGCTGTGTCCGGTGACCCAGCCGATGTCGGCGGTACACCAGTAGACGTCGTTGGGGTGGTTGGGATTGCTGAGGTCGAAGACGTACTTCGTCGTGAGATAGGTACCGACGGCGTAGCCTCCGGTGGTATGGACGAGGCCTTTGGGGGTGCCGGTGGTGCCGCTGGTGTAGAGGATGTAGAGCGGGTCTTCGCTGTCGAGAGGCTCGGCGGGGCAGGTGGCGTCGGCTTTGGCGACTAGTTCATGCCACCAGTGATCGCGGCCTTCTTTCATTTGAACGGCTGAGCCTGAGCGCTTGAGAACGACGACGTTTTTAACGCTGGGGGTTTGGGCTAGTGCTTCGTCTACGGTGCGCTTGAGTTGGATCTCGGTGCCGCGGCGGTAGCTGGTGTCCTGGGTGAGGATGGCTACGCACTGGCTGTCGTTGACGCGGTCGGCGATGGCGTGGGCGGCGAAGCCTCCGAAGATGACGGAGTGGATGGCGCCGATGCGGGCGCAGGCGAGAAGGGCGATGGCCAGTTCGGGGGTCATGCCCATGTAGATGGCTACGCGGTCGCCTTTCTGAATGCCGAGGGACTTGAGGACGTTGGCGAATTTTTGGACTTCAACATGGAGCTGGGCGTAGGTGAGGGTGCGGACTTCGGCCTTGCCGTTCGCAACGGGCTCTGCTTCCCAGATGAGGGCGGTCTTGCCGGCCTTGTCGCCGAGGGCGTGGCGGTCTACGCAGTTGTAGCTGAGATTGATTTTGCCACCTACGAACCATTTGGCTACAGGGAGCTGCCAGTCGAGGACTTTGGTCCACTTTTGGAACCAGTGCAATTCTGACGCTGCTTCGGCCCAGAAGCTTTCGGGATCGGCGATGCTACGGGCGTAGAGGGTTTCGTATTCTTCGAGGGACTTGATGTTGGCGGTGGCCGCGAACTCGGGCGGCGGGGGAAAGACGCGGTCTTCGCGGAGGGTGGATTGCAGGTCTTGACTAGCGGGCATGGAGCGGGAGGACATGGACGATCCTTTATTGTGCATATTGTGCAGCCTGTCAGCAGGCTGATCGTGACGAATTTTAGCGGGAGTCTGCGACGAAGTACACGCGCTTTTGTGGCTTGTCCCTGTTGAAGCAACGATATCTGGTGGCGCTCCGGATGGGCAAGTGGGACAAAAGCCCTAGATGACCAAGTGGAATCATTGTTTTGCGAGTGGAGCAGGAGAACTGCGCTGAATCTGATAGCCGATGTAGTCAATTTTGAGGACGGAATCTCCCAGGAGGAAGCTGTGCGAGTGAGCCTCGGCGTGGGTGGCCATAGCGAGGCCGTCGATGGTGGTGTAGTCGCGGCTGATGGTGATGTCTCCGGAGAAGATTGAGGCGCTGGCGGCGGGTTTGCCCTCGGCATGGACGATGCTTGCGTTGTCGGCGTCTACCCAGATCTTGCCGTTAAGGAGATGCGAATCCTTGCGCCTGGCCTGGAGATCGACGATGACGCAGTTGCGGTTGTTGAGGGAGACTTTGCCGGGCTCAGGCTGCATGTTGTAGTTGGCCGAGGTGAGCAGGACTCCCTCCAGCTTGGCGGGTTTGCTCATCTCTGTTTCGCTGGCGAGGACTTTGTCGATCACGGCGGCGCGGAAGAAGGCTGAGCCGCTTTTGGAGATGGTGGTGTAGGTTTTGCCGGAGTGCTGCTCGGAGACCTGCACTGTTACTTCGGTGGAGGGATTGGGATCGCCGTTGCGATAGAGGGTGTAATGCTCCTGCACGGTGTAGCCGGTGAGCGCGTCGATGCGGGCGTGGACGGCGGCGTCTACGCGTTGAACAACATCGTTCTGCTGGAAGGCGAAGGTGGTGATGGCCACACAGGCCAGGGTGCTGAGGGTTAGAAGCTTTCGAACAGGTTTTCGAATCGTCTTTCGAATCGTCATGGAGTCGGCACCGGGGTCACCTTTGTATAAGTCGCTGATTGGACTGTATCTGAATTGGATGCGGTAGCCGGGAAAGATTTCAAGAGCGCCAGATTGGATTGGGTCTTCTTCCACTTGCGTTTGTTTTTGGCGGCGAAGGCGGGCGTTTGCGGGTTCTGATAGAAGGCGAGGATGTTGGTCTGCAACTGGGGTGTGAGCCGGGCGAATTTTTCGCTGGCGAGTTTGTTCACCAGATTTGCGTAGGTTTCGTCAGTCAGAGAGTACTCACCTGCCCTGGTTTCCTTCCCGGTATCGAAGTCGCGGTTATCCAGTGCCAGGTCGTTGGATTGGACGAGTTTCAGATCCTGCTCGTAGTGATCCCTGGAGTCGTTGACGCTCTGCATGTAGAGAGTCTCTGTGGAAGTAGTGGGCATTTTGAAGTCGAGGGCCTTCAAAGGGCCGATCTTGGGCAGGATTTTGATGAGGATGGCCAGCAGGCGCGTGCCGAGGCCCGGTCCCTTGTAGTTGGTGCCAAAGTCGCGGCGGTACTGGCTGCGCTTGAGGTGATAGATGAATTTTTCGCGGGTCATGCTGGGGTCTTCCTGGAGAATCTCGTCCTTTTTCATGGCGAGGGCGACGTGGGTCATGTTGGGAATCAGAGTGCTGACCGAGTAGCGGAAGCTGCCGATGGAGAGGTCGAGATTGGGGAAGACGTCGGTGAGGGGAAGGCCGTAGGTTTGCTGGAAGGCGCGTTCGAGGAGCGGCCTGGAGACTTCAAAGCCGATGAAGTCATGAAAGGCCTGGGAGGTGAATCGGTCGCGGGCTACCTGAACGACGTCGAACCCGAATTCGGTACGGATGTGGGCGGTGGGGTTGTCGGCGTAGGTGACGATTCCACCATACTTCGCCCTGAGCTTGGGGAAGGTTTCGCCGACAGCAATGTTGACGGCGGGATGTCCGGCGAGATCGGAGGCGTAGTGCGCGAGGGAGCCGAGGGCGAAGGCGTATTCGTTGATGTCGTTGGACTCAGCCAGCATGGTCGAGACGAAATCGCCGCTGCGGACGTAATGCACCAGATCCGAGAAGAAATGGTTGCCGAAGGGGTAGTAGCCGATGTCCTGGATGAGGCAGCCGCCGTAGGCGTAGGCGTGGGCGGTGCGAATTTGATCGTCCGTCGCGTTGGGATAGCGGGCGAGGAGCATGGGGCGAAGCTCGGCCTTCCAGAGGAGATCGACGATCTGCTCGTGGGTGAGAACGGAGTAGGCCTGGGAGCTTGGGCTATTGAAAAAGAGCAGTCCGAGGATGACGGTGCAGACGAGCCATCCGCGACGGCTAAGGCTGCGCGTGAAATTCAATTCGGTCTTACGATTTGGCATCCGCAGGGAACCTTCGCTGCAAGGATACCTTGGGCGGGTGGGGCTTCGCGTGCCGCATTGCTCAGGCTGGCAGGTTGAACGTCTCTGCTTTGCCTGAATCGCTGCTGCGGCTGCGGTGCCAGGTGCGCTGATAGGCTGGTGATTGGAACAACTTATGAGCGAAACCATTTTGATTCACTACTCGGGCGCGGATCGCCCTGGGTTGACGACGCAACTTACGGGGATTCTGGCGGAGTTTGGCGCGGGCGTGTTGGATATTCACCAGGCATCTGTGCAGGGCATGCTGGTGCTGGGGCTGTTGATCGAACTGCCTGCGGGGCAAGGCTCCGAATCGCTGTGGGACCGGCTTACTCCGCATGCGGATGCGCTGAAGCTGAAGGTGATGTTTACGCGGATGG harbors:
- the acs gene encoding acetate--CoA ligase; its protein translation is MSSRSMPASQDLQSTLREDRVFPPPPEFAATANIKSLEEYETLYARSIADPESFWAEAASELHWFQKWTKVLDWQLPVAKWFVGGKINLSYNCVDRHALGDKAGKTALIWEAEPVANGKAEVRTLTYAQLHVEVQKFANVLKSLGIQKGDRVAIYMGMTPELAIALLACARIGAIHSVIFGGFAAHAIADRVNDSQCVAILTQDTSYRRGTEIQLKRTVDEALAQTPSVKNVVVLKRSGSAVQMKEGRDHWWHELVAKADATCPAEPLDSEDPLYILYTSGTTGTPKGLVHTTGGYAVGTYLTTKYVFDLSNPNHPNDVYWCTADIGWVTGHSYVVYGPLQNGATVLMYEGAPNYPDFDRFWQIIDDHKVSIFYTAPTAIRAFIKWGDHHVEKHGLDSLRLLGTVGEPINPESWMWYRDRVGQGRCPIVDTWWQTETGAILIAPIPGAVPTKPGSATRPFFGIQPEVVNKEGHPVEPGHGGLLVVRKPWPSMARTIYGDAERYKKTYWSDVEGCYFTGDGARCDADGYYWLMGRVDDVLNVSGHRLGTMEVESALVAHPKVAEAAVVGRPDDLKGQAIVAFVSLDLAHAAANTTPEALAALKDELKKWVAKEIGSLARPEDIRFTDTLPKTRSGKIMRRLLRELATNGEIKGDTTTLEDFQGLAKLRETEE
- a CDS encoding zinc dependent phospholipase C family protein codes for the protein MPNRKTELNFTRSLSRRGWLVCTVILGLLFFNSPSSQAYSVLTHEQIVDLLWKAELRPMLLARYPNATDDQIRTAHAYAYGGCLIQDIGYYPFGNHFFSDLVHYVRSGDFVSTMLAESNDINEYAFALGSLAHYASDLAGHPAVNIAVGETFPKLRAKYGGIVTYADNPTAHIRTEFGFDVVQVARDRFTSQAFHDFIGFEVSRPLLERAFQQTYGLPLTDVFPNLDLSIGSFRYSVSTLIPNMTHVALAMKKDEILQEDPSMTREKFIYHLKRSQYRRDFGTNYKGPGLGTRLLAILIKILPKIGPLKALDFKMPTTSTETLYMQSVNDSRDHYEQDLKLVQSNDLALDNRDFDTGKETRAGEYSLTDETYANLVNKLASEKFARLTPQLQTNILAFYQNPQTPAFAAKNKRKWKKTQSNLALLKSFPATASNSDTVQSATYTKVTPVPTP